ctgtacacctagatctctctgactttcaatactcttgagggttctaccattcactgtatattccctacctgcattagatcttccaaaatgcattacctcacatttgtccggattaaactccatctgccatctctccgcccaagtctccaaacaatctaaatcctgctgtatcctatgacagtcctcatcgctatccccaattccaccaacagtggttagcactgtcgcttcatagctccagggtcccagaaatCCTGGCTTGGCTTACTGTCTGTTCggggtttgcacgttctgcccatgtctgcatggatttcctccgggtgctccagtttcctcccacaagtccaaaaaaaatgaaatgaaatgaaaattgcttgttgtcacaagtaggcttcaaatgaagttactgtgaaaatcccctagtcgccacattctggcgcctgttcggggaggctggtatgggaattgaaccgtgctgctggcctgcctgggtctgctttaaaagccagggatttagcccagtgtgctaaaccagcccctttatatgAAAATgtatagattaggtggattggccaagctaaattgcccttagtgtcaaaaaagctggggttatgggttaggttggaggtatgggctgaagtaaggtgctctttgcaagggccggtgcactcgatgggccgaatgccctccttctgcactgtaaattctatgattctgcttcagtgtgaactcgctggtgtttcagcagattctgtttacttttaaatctcttttcacagtcagaacattcaAAAGGTTTCTGATCAGTGTGAATAAGTTGGTGTGTcatcaggtgggatgactgagtaaatttcttgtcacacacggggcaagaGTACAGTCTCtgtccactgtgaactcgctggtgttgcagaagctgggatgaacatgtgaatcccttcccacacacggagcaggtgaatggcctctccccagtgtgagtgcgttggtgtctcagtaaattcattttacttttaaaactcttctcacagtcagcacatttaaaaggtttctgatcagtatgaacaagttggtgtctcaggaggtctgatgactgagtgaatcgcgtcccacacacggagcaggtgaatggcctctccccagtgtgagtgcgttggtgtctcagtaaatcctttttacttttaaaactcttctcacagtcagcacatttaatcaGTCTCTGATCAGAATGAACAAGTTGGTGCTCcaggaggtgggatgaccgagtgaatcccttcccacacacagagcaggtgaatggcctctccccagtgtgagtgcgtttgtGTCTCAGTAAATTTATTTTACTTTTataactcttctcacagtcagcacatttaaaaggtctttgaTCAGAATGAACAAGTCGGTGTCTCAGGAGgaatgatgactgagtgaatcccttcccacacacggagcaggtaaatggcctctccccagtgtgagtgcgttgatgtgtcagtaaatcctttctgcgtttaaaactcttttcacagtcagcacatttaaacggtctctggtcagagtgaacctgatggtgagcccggaggtttgacaaatcagtaaatcccttcccacattccaaacaagtgaatggcctctccccagtgtgagtgcgttgatgtaacagtaaactatttctgcttttaaagctcttctcacagtcagcacatttaaatggtctctgatcagtatgaacaagttggtgtatcagaaggtgggatgacagagtgaatcccttcccacacacggagcaggtgaatggcctcgccccagtgtgagtgcgttgatgtgtcagtaaatcctttctgcgtttaaagctctttccacagtcagcacatttaaacggtctctgatcagtatgaacaagttggtgtgtcaggaggtatgatgaccgagtgaatcccttcccacacacggagcaggtaaacggcctttccccagtgtgaatacgttgatgagtttccaattcagatgggtaattgaatcccatcccacagtccccacatttccacggtttctccatggttatcgaCAAAGTTATCAGGtgcaggtgggatgcagatttgaggtcactatcagatcagccgtgaagttattaaatggtagaacaggctcacggggctgaatgtcctattgctgctccttgattcctttggtgcgaatgtccttatgtctctccaacttggatcatcagttgaagccacaGTATGGTGTCTCCcagatgtaaatgctgcaatttaacttcatgctgtgtgattggttaaagctcagttccagctaactgtggaaaattacttagatgtctgtgtcttggtgcttttccaatcacagtgatttttgaaattttttccaaaagacaaaacagacaaacatttctccttccacgttgaaaggccggtcctgatgaatcaagtgactgtcagatctcgacatgatgt
This portion of the Scyliorhinus torazame isolate Kashiwa2021f chromosome 5, sScyTor2.1, whole genome shotgun sequence genome encodes:
- the LOC140419603 gene encoding uncharacterized protein; the encoded protein is MEKPWKCGDCGMGFNYPSELETHQRIHTGERPFTCSVCGKGFTRSSYLLTHQLVHTDQRPFKCADCGKSFKRRKDLLTHQRTHTGARPFTCSVCGKGFTLSSHLLIHQLVHTDQRPFKCADCEKSFKSRNSLLLHQRTHTGERPFTCLECGKGFTDLSNLRAHHQVHSDQRPFKCADCEKSFKRRKDLLTHQRTHTGERPFTCSVCGKGFTQSSFLLRHRLVHSDQRPFKCADCEKSYKSKINLLRHKRTHTGERPFTCSVCGKGFTRSSHLLEHQLVHSDQRLIKCADCEKSFKSKKDLLRHQRTHTGERPFTCSVCGTRFTQSSDLLRHQLVHTDQKPFKCADCEKSFKSKMNLLRHQRTHTGERPFTCSVCGKGFTCSSQLLQHQRVHSGQRLYSCPVCDKKFTQSSHLMTHQLIHTDQKPFECSDCEKRFKSKQNLLKHQRVHTEAES